DNA from Asticcacaulis sp. ZE23SCel15:
CTCCGCTTTGAAACGACGGTGGTGCTGGAGCATACGCCTTTGCTGGGCCTGCACTACCGCACCGAAGAGGCCGCGCGGCAATGGCCGTTTGAGTATGACGAGGAAGACCTGCCCGACCTGATGCCGTCAATGCAGCGCCAATATAGCGACGGCGGCATGACCGAGGCCTGGGCGCGCAAATTCATCAATCCCAATGGACCGACCGATACGGCACGGCTTCTGGAGGCGATGACCCACGCCATTCATGATGAGTTCAAATATGCGAGGCGCACCAATCCCGGCACCCAGACGCCGGAAATGACGCTCTATAGCCTGAGCGGCACCTGCCGGGACTATGCGCTGTTGATGATGGAGGCCGTCAGGTCGCTAGGGTTTGCGGCACGGTTTGTGACGGGCTACATCTATGTGCCGACGCGCGATGGCGCGGAACTGCTGGGGGGCGGGGCAACCCATGCCTGGGTGCAGGTCTATCTGCCGGGGGCGGGGTGGGTCGAGTTTGATCCGACCAACGGCATTATCGGCAATCGCGACCTGATCCGCATCGGCGTTACCCGCACGCCGCGTCAGGCTATACCTTTATGGGGAACTCACACCGGAACCCGCATGGATTTTTTAGGCATGGACGTTCAGGTTAATGTGACAACGCTGAGTGACAGCGCCGAACTTGACCCCACGACCTGAAGGAAGACCATGAAAATCAAAGCCGGCTATGAGCTGACCTATGAGTGCCCGCAGCCGACCCCGATGCTGCTGTGCCTCAATATTCACCCGTCGCGGCGGGCTGACCTGCTGACGCCGCAGGATGTGGTGTTTTCACCCGCCGTTAAATCCTGGGACTATCTCGATAGTTTCGGCAATGCCTGTACGCGGGTGACAGCCCCGGCCGGGCCGATGACCGTATCGACCGAGTTTATCATTCACGATACCGGAAGGCCTGACTATGTGCCGCTGGAGGCGGTTCAGCATGATGTGCGCGACCTGCCGGATGAGGTTTTGCTTTATTTGCTGGGGTCACGTTACTGCGAAACCGATAAGCTGGGCGACATTGCCTGGAGCCTGTTTGGGCATACCGCACCGGGCTGGCCGAGGGTGCAGGCAGTGCTGGATTTTGTGCACGGTCACATCCGCTTTGATTACCAACTGGCCGATAAAACCCGCAGCGCCTTTGACGCCTATCAGCAAAAGGTTGGCGTGTGTCGCGACTTTGCCCATCTGGCCCTGACCCTGTGCCGGTGCCTGAATATTCCGGCGCGCTACTGCACCGGCTATCTGGGCGATATTAAGGTTGATCCGGTGCCGGCACCGATGGATTTTTCCGGCTGGTTTGAAGTCTTTCTGGGCGGGCACTGGTATACTGCTGACGCCCGCCACAACACCCCGCGCGTGGGGCGTATCCTGATGGCCATTGGCCGTGATGCGACCGATGTGGCGATTTCTACCCAGTTTGGGCCGGGCGTGCTAAGCCGGTTTGAGGTGGTGACCGAAGAGGCGGAATATGCGTGACTGAGGTGGGTGCGGTCGAGGTCAGGGGGGAGGGCGGCGCAAGCGAGATTGTGCTGCTGTGCGAGCATGCCTCAAACCATATCCCTGAGCGCTATAACGGCTTGGGGCTGTCGGATGCTGATATTCAGCGCCATATCGCTTGGGATATCGGGGCGGCGGAGGTCACGCGCAGGCTGTCGGATGCATTAGGGGCTGTGGCATTTCTGGGCGGTTATTCGCGGTTGCTGATCGACCTGAACCGGCCGCTGGAGAGCCCAAACAGCATCGTCACGCGCTCCGAAGCCACCGACATTCCCGGCAATATCAATATTGATGAGGCTGAACGCACTTACCGGATCGAGACGATATTTACGCCGTTTCATGATCGGGTCACCGCTCATCTGAATGCGCGGCAGGCTAAGGGACTGCCCACCCGTATCGTCAGCATCCATAGCTTCACGCCGGTCTATCATGGTGAGGCACGCCAATGGCACGGCGGTGTGCTGTTCGATAAGGCGCGCGCCTATGGCGAGGCGGTGCTGGACCGTCTGCGTGAACCGGGTCTGATGCTGGGGGCCAATGTGCCGTACCAGACCAGCCGCGACGAGGATTATGGCGTTCCCATCCACGGCGATGATAGGGGGATTGATGCCATCATGATCGAAATCCGGCAGGATCTGATCAGCGATCCCACCGGTATTGACCTATGGGCGCAGCGACTTTCTAAAGCGCTTCAAAGGGCGCGCATTTGATTCCAAAAACCGCTTCACACTTTTTGGCACGCGCTAGCGTGACGGATTTGCGCGGGCGGCGGAACCATCGGGCAGGGCGGCCTTGTATGGGCTGAACTCAGGACGCGGTGTAGGATAGTCGGTCGAGATATAGTGTGCGCCGGATTTAAGCGCCGCCTCAAACCGGCTGAGATCGTTGGTGCGGGCCTCAATCGTTTCGGCATCGGCACGTGTACGGACGATAAACCCGGCTTTGACGGCCGCCTGAATCCGGTCGAACTGTTTTACCGGATCGTTCATCGTGAAATAGGCGGCGTGATCGGCGGTTTCACTGAGGGAATTGACAAACACCGGCAGGCCTTCGAGCGAGGTGTGGCCGCGCATATAAACCGCGACCTTGGCCGGGCCTTCGTCTAGGGCGAAAAACACCTTACCGCGGGCCGAGTTCAGTGTCGGCCAACCGCCAGCTAAAACGCCGTCGCGCAGAGTCTTGTGGTCGCCGCGCACACTGTCCGGCGTGATCAACTCATCCGGCCCAAACACCGCGCGAATTTCGCCGTCGAGCGCATCAAAGGCCTTGGCATCGTAATCGAGCGCATCCGTGCCGCCGTCCACCGTTGATTTGCCGTCCTTGGCGTTCATCATGATCAGGATCGGCACATGGTCGGGATGCGCCTCCGACCAGTCTTTGACCTGCTGCAAACACAGAACAAAGGTCGCGCAATGGCTGCGGACATCGGCGTCGGGCATGTGCAGCACCTTATAGCCGGGTCTGTCCATGCCGGTCGCGTCATAGGCGACACCGCTTAAGCGGGGCAGGACGGGGCGGCTATATCGCCCACCGTCGGGATCATAAAGCACGTCGATTTCAAGCTGGCGCATGCCCAGATCAAGTTGATCTTTGAGTGGCATATGGCCGTAATCCAGCGACAGTGCGGCGGCTTCGGAGCGTGTGGCAATTATGGTCAACTCTGCCGGTGGTATGGCGATCTTATAGCTGTTGTGCGTACCAATCGCTTGCAGGTCGTTCATGCGCAAGCCTGACGTAGCGGAAGGTTCTAAATCCTGCGCTATCGCTGATGCGGCAAGGCAGGCAGAGAACAGTGTTATGAGGGTGCTGCGCATGGTTGAACTCGTGCTGTGTGCAAATTGGTATGTGTCCGCCGTACCACGGTTACATGACAATTGAGCAAATCTGACAGCGATATCATTGGGTAAAATCGTAATTCACATAACTGCTACAAATTCGCAAAATTCCGTTCACAATTAAGCCATATTGCGCGCTCCATCCCGCCGAACCTCCCATGACGGCGGCTCAATGGAGCTTTTTATGTCGAAATCCAATGCCACCCTGCTGACGGGCGCCGCCTTTGGTGTGCTGGCGCTGTCGCTTCTCAGCGGTGCTGCTAACGCTCAGGAAGCGTCTGAAACCGCCGTCCAGACCAATGACAGCGATGTTCAGGAAGTGGTCGTGCGCGGCTTCCGTAAGTCGATGGGCGCGGCCCGTCAGGCCAAGAAGTCCGCCAACATCACTTCGGAAACCATTGTCGCCGAGGACATGGCCAAGTTCCCGGATCTGAACCTGGCGGAATCGCTGCAACGTCTGCCGGGTGTGGCTATCAACCGCGAAGGCGGCGAAGGTCGCCGAGTCTCTTTGCGCGGTCTGGGGCCGGATTTCACCCGCGTGCAACTGAACGGCATGGAAGTGCTGGGCAATGTTGACTCGCCGATGGATAGCCGCGGTCAGACGTCACGCGACCGGGCCTTCGACTTCAACCTGTTCGCGTCTGACCTGTTCAAAAAGGTTGAAGTGCGCAAATCCTTCTCGGCTGAGCAGGACGAAGGCGGCATGGCCGGCACGGTCGGTCTTTATACCGCCAAGCCGTTTGACTATGGCACGGGCTTTAAGGGCGCAGCCTCATTCCAGGGCGGCACCAACTCGGCCACCAAGGATTTCCAGCCGCGTTCGGCCGCTCAGTTCTCCTATAACTGGGACAACAAATTCGGCGCGCTGATCTCGGTCGCTTACGGTAAGCGCGACACCGAAGAGCAGGGCTACAACACCTATGGTGCTGCCACCATCAGGGCGCCCGCTAATAACGTGACCAACCTCAGCGCGGCCGATCAGGCCAAGGCCATGAACGGTGAGCTGATTTTCCAACGCGGCAACCGCCTGTCGGTGTGGGGCTCGGAGCAGGAGCGTCTGGGCATCACCTCGGCGTTCCAGTGGCGTCCGGTTGAAAACGTCACCCTGACGCTGGATGCGCTGTATGGCAAGTTCACCAACAACCGCAGCGAAAACCATCTGGCGACCCGTGCGTCGCTGGGCTCGTCGTCGATCCTCGGTGTCGCAACCCCGCACTCCGGCAATCAGGTGGCTCCGGCGCCGTCGCTGAATTCGATCCGCTATGATCAATATAACTCGGTCAACTATGTTGACGCGGCCTACACCGTGTTCGCCACCGAAACCCGCCGTCAGGAAGCCGAGAACACCTTCAATCAGGTCGTCCTGACCGGTCAGTGGCAGGTGTCGGATCAACTGACGATCGACGGTCATATCGGCAAGGAAACTTCGGACTACGATCTGCCGATCTCGGACAAGTTCTATACCGAAGCTTTTGGCGGCCTCATCACCGAATATTGGGGCACCTCGGACGCGCATAACACCTATAAGTGGGACACGACCGACGCGAATAACTACCGCGCGCACGAAATCGATTTTTCCGCGACCTATCAGACGACTGAGCTGGAAAATGCCGAACTCAACGCGACCTTCGTTCAGAACGACTACCTGACCTACAAGGGCGGTGTATCGTACCGCAGCTTCTCGAACACCGGCAGCCAGTACACCAATGATGACGTCAAAAAGACAGAGTGGGAAAAAGGCACCTGGGGCACCGGGCCGGACGATAAGGTCAACGACTACGCCATCGTTTTTGATAAGCACGACGATCAGGACTGGATCATCGTTGACTGGGATAAGGCGCTGGACCATTACGGTATTACCCGCACTGTCGCCCTGCAAAAGCCGTCAAACTATACGGTCAAGGAAGACACCACCGCAGCATACGGTCAGATGGACTGGAACGGCGACTTTTTCGGTAAGCACATGCGCGGCAATGTCGGCGTGCGCGCCTATGAAACCGAGTTGACCTCGGACGGTTTCATGAGCGTCAAACCATCGGCAACCCTGCCCGCCGTCGTGACGGCTGTACAGGTGCAAAAGAAGTATTCCGGCTTCCTGCCGTCATTCAACGCCGTATTGGAACTCTCTGACAGCTTCCAGATCCGTACTGCGGTTTCGCAAAACCTCAACCGTCCGGGTCTGACGGCCTATGCCATGCAGGGTTCGGTCAGCGAAGAAAACGGTTACGTGAAGGTCTCGGCCGGTAATCCAAATCTCGACCCCTATACCTCGGATGAGTTTGACCTGTCGGGTGAGTGGTACTTTGGCCGGGTCGGCATGCTGACCGCCGGTGTCTTCCACAAGAAGATCGACGGCTTTGTCGTTACCCGCATGGAAAGAAATGTCAGCTATGCCTCCACCGGCCTGCCAGAAAATCTGGTGGCGGGTGTCGTGGGTTCGACGACCGTTAATGAGTATTCGCGCCCAATCAACCTTAACGACGTGAAACTTAGCGGTCTGGAATTCAATGCTCAGACGGACTTCTTCTTCCTACCAGCACCATTTGACAACTTTGGTGCCATCGCCAACATGACCTTCGTTAAATCAGAGGTTAACAAAACCGACACACCGCTCACTGGCATGTCAGACGTCAACCATAACCTGACGATCTATTACGAAACCTCGACCTGGGGGGCGCGTATCTCCGAGAACTTCCGCTCGGACTACACCATTGATGGCGGCGGTTTTAATTCGACTACCTACGTCGATGCGGCGGCCTTTTGGCAGGTCACACCACGCATCCGCCTGACGTTAGATGGGGTTAACCTGACCGATGAGCGTGAGGAGCAGGTCAACAGCTTCTATAACGGCTTTGGTCAGCAAGGCGCCAAGCGTCTGTGGAACACCACCACATCCGGCAAGACGGTATTTGTCGGCGTCAGCATGACGTTTTAATTGAGTTCACCCCAAAGTTATTGGCCGATGGCCAAAATATTTTGGGGTGGGATAAATTTAAGAAAGAAACACCCCCGAAGCTCAGGCTTCGGGGGTGTTTTTATTTCACCTCAACAAACACTGGGTTGGAATAAAACCACAGATCCGGCCACGGGTTTTCGCCAAGCGGATCGGCCTGCGGTTCCAGTTCGTCGGTCGCGGTGCCACGCAGGCGGACATAGCCATCGCGTTCAGCTTTGAATGAATAGTTGAAGGTGATGATCTCACCGTCTCGCGTCCAGTCGGCAGAGGTAAAGCGCTTAACCACGCACGTGGTCGGGTTGCTGTCGGCCCTAACGTCAGCCTTGCCGGTGATATCGCCCATGATGACATCGACGCGTTTAAGGTCCGGCCGGTCGCCATTGGCATTGGGGCCCGCCGGATCGCGCAACCGGACGGTAAGCGTAACTATCTGTCCGGCCTTGACGGTCGCTGTGCCGCCGATGTGGGCACCCGCGATATCCATATCCAGTTCGCTGATCAGGTCACCGGTCGCCACAAAAATCCGTCCGTGACGCAGGCCGTCCATAATATCGGCCTGATCAGGGGCTGTCCACACATAGGTCTTGGCGTATTGACCGGGCCAGAAGTCTTCGCCGCCGTCTTCGACATTGCGGTGAGAATCCGACGTGGCAGTGATCCAGAACCGGCGGCCTTCGCCGAGGAACGAATCCCACACCCCGCCGACCTTGGCGGTCATAATATCAAAGCCACCGTAGGTCGGTGAATTGACGTAATAGCCGCGCTTGCGGGGATTGTCGGTGACTTTCAGCGAGGTGCCCTGATGGCCCGGCGCGCCTTCCATGCCGACGGCGACGCTGGGGGCCATGTCATGCCATGCCCGCAACTCCCACGGCGTATGACCATTATAGTCGGAGGCGCCTTTTGCCGAGCGCGACGGATGATGCGCAAAGACCAGCGGCTTGGGTGTTAAACCGTCCATGTCGCGCAGGGCTTTCAGCATGTTTTCGGTCGTGTCGCGGGCGGGATCATCAACCTCATGCTTGGCGTAAGCATGCTCCAGACGGCGCAGGTGTTCGCGCTCATCGGCACCTATCGGCAGGATGATCGACGAATGATCCCCGCCCGGTGTATCAAGCTCCATGCCGTAAAAGATGATCAGGCCGGGGGTTGATTTACGCGCCTCTACCACTTCCGGCCAGGTCTGGTCATAGTGTAGTTGCGACAACCCAAGCCCGCCGTGGTCGGTCGAGACAAACCACGTCAGCCCATACTTTTGCGCCATCTTAGCATTTTTCGGGATGGCATAGATGCCGTCGGTGCCCAACACATATTGACCATCCTTGACCTTACCCGAAAAGCGGCTGTGGACATGGTGATCCCCGGCCAGCCACTGACGCATGGGCTCAGCCTCGGCCGTAGCCGTCATGAGAGCAATCATTGAGGTGAGGGTGGCATATAACGGGCGCATGGCGATGTCCTTATGACAGTTTGTCTTTGGCTTACCTGCCATGTTTGACGCTTTTGTAACGCCTGGGGTAACCGCGTTACTGAGCCTACTGTGACGAAGAGCGTACTACAGCGTAATTGGGTCTTCGCTTAAGTTTATTTTCGCTCTGATGCGTGTGACAGGCAGTATAATGATTGTGTGCAGACAGGATGGCGCATCGCTATAAAGTTATAATGTATTTAATCTCAAACTATACAGGGTACTGCCCATGATCATTCGAGCCTGAGCCATACCGGACGAGGTGGGCAAATTCGCACATCACATACGAAGGCAGCGCAATAGTATGCAAGTTGCTCATTTGTAACACATTTGTGTCACTTTTACACCGCCCCTAACTCGCGCTTTAGGGGTAACAGGGCTGATTGATTCTCTTTATGGGTGTGTAATTGTGCATGTGACAGTGGCATTGCGAAAAAAAGTCAAACGCGACTGTAATTAATTTCGTTCGCCACAATTGGGGTAAGCTGCGGACATATTTGATCTTTTATAGCTTCTTTATACAGCGGTCTGTGGAATGTGGGAGAAAATGCCTTAAAAAGTCAATTTAAACACCTTGACGTTTAACGCTGGCACGGCTTTTTTAATCACAAATCACATTGTTGAGAGTAACAAAGTGATCGCCATTTGTATCTTAATGGTTCATAATGGTTTTGCATTGTGTGTGCATGAGGCCCTGACAGAGCAGTTTTAGAACTCGGTATGGGTTGGTGTAACACAAAAAAATTCCTCACAGAGTCAAAGACGGGCCAAACGGTCCGGCTTTTTTTGAGGGGAGTTTAGGTTTTAACACGGGGTAAACGCTTCCCCCTTTAGTCCTTGGTCAGCCCGTAACGGGTCAGTCCTAATTCAGGAATTGGCGAAAAATGCTCGAACACAAGAAACACAACCCACTCATTGCTCTGCTCGGTGCGGCTGCACTGCTGATGAGCGCTCCCACCCTGGCCGTGGCGGCTGCGGCAACGCCAGCGGCTGAAGCGGCGGCCCCTGCGCCTGTCGAAGCGGCGGCTCCGGCTGACGACGCAGCGGCACCTGCCGAAGGCGGTCACTCCGGTCAAATCACCGTATCTTCCATGTTCATGGAAGCTGTGCCGGTCGTTAAGGCCGTCATGATCGGCCTGGTGCTGGCTTCTATCGTCTCCTGGACCCTGCTGGTTATCAAGTTCCTTGAGTTCGGTGGTCTGAACAAGGCAACCAACAACTATCTGGAAGCTTTCCGCGACGCGCGCTCGATCGCCGACATCAACCGCATCTCGGTTTCGGACGAATTTGCCGGTAACCCGCTGGCCGACATGGCTGCCGTGGCCACCGAAGAAGTTCAGATTTCGAAATCTGCTGGTCTGTCGATCTCCGGTGAACACCGTGAATCAACTCTGCACCGCGCCGAAATCTTCGATCAACGCGGTTCAAGCCGGTCTGGCCAAGCGCCTGTCGGGTGGTCAGATCTTCCTCGCATCGGTCGGTTCAACCGGTCCGTTCGTCGGTCTGTTCGGTACGGTTTACGGTATCATGAACTCCTTCATCGGTATCGCTAACTCGAACACCACCAACCTGGCCGTTGTGGCTCCGGGTATCGCTGAAGCCCTTCTGGCTACCGGTATCGGCCTTGTCGCCGCTATCCCGGCCGTTGTGTTCTACAACTACTTCAACGCTCAGATCGCCAATTACGGCACCCGCTCGGAGCAATTTGTTTCGGAACTGATGAACTCGCTGTCGCGTCAACTCGACAAAGGGGCGTAATCTAGATGGGAGCCAAGCTATCAGGTGGCGGCGGCTCGAAGTTTCAAATCGAGCAGAACAGCGAAATTAACGTTACGCCGTTCGTCGATATCATGCTGGTACTTTTGATTATCTTCATGGTGGCCGCGCCTATGGCCACCGTGTCGGTAGAGGTTCAAATGCCAACAGCCGTCGCACCACCTCAACAGAACCCGCCTAAGCCGGTTTACATATCCATCCAGGAAGATGGCGATGTCTTTATCGGTGACGGTCCCACATCGGTTGATAGCATGGGGGCAGACCTCAAGCGACTGATCGGTAAGCGTAATCCCGACGAAGAGCGTATCTTTATTCGTGCAGACAAAAAGGTTCGCTACGGCACCTTTATGGAAGTCATGAACGCATTGCAGGACAGTGGTTTCTACAGTGTGGCTCTGGTCGGCGAAGACGGTAACAAGTAAGGAGGGCCCAGACATTATGGTAGAGACCCCCCACAGACGCCGCGATCCTATTCTTGATCCGCCTGAGAATAAAAACAAAGGCCCGATCTGGATTGGTATTGGCGTTGCCGCCGTATTCCACGTTGCTCTCGGTTACTATATCTACAAAGAGAAGTTCGAGATCAAAGAAATCCACTATGAGGATGAGAAGATAGATACGACTCTGGAGGAGCTTCTGCCACCTCCACCGCCGCCTCCGCCGCCTCCGCCTCCGCCGCCCGATCTGCCGCCGCCACCACCCAAGCTCCAAATTCGTGAGCCGGTTATGACGGATGTACCGGCACCGGAGCCTATCCGGATCGAGCCAACCAAGAAGGAAGACCGCGTTGACTATGAGGGTCCTCCTCAAGTCATTCCTGGTCCGCCACCACCGCCTGCACCCGTGGTCCCAGCCGGACCGCGTTACGTGAAAGCGGAATGGGCCAGCTATCCTTCGGGTGAAGCTGCGCTTAACTTCTACCCACCGCGCGCTCTTGACGGTGAAGTCGAAGGTGAAGCCACGGTCGAATGTACTCTGGCCGGTAACGGCAAGGTTACAGGCTGTTCGGTCATCAGCGAAAAGCCTGCGGGCTATAAGTTTGGTGAGCAAACC
Protein-coding regions in this window:
- a CDS encoding transglutaminase family protein; the protein is MTLLRVHHITQYNYRRPVGFGEHRLMFRPRISHDQRLISSALSISPVPSDLFWIHDAFNNSIAVARFGEAADHLRFETTVVLEHTPLLGLHYRTEEAARQWPFEYDEEDLPDLMPSMQRQYSDGGMTEAWARKFINPNGPTDTARLLEAMTHAIHDEFKYARRTNPGTQTPEMTLYSLSGTCRDYALLMMEAVRSLGFAARFVTGYIYVPTRDGAELLGGGATHAWVQVYLPGAGWVEFDPTNGIIGNRDLIRIGVTRTPRQAIPLWGTHTGTRMDFLGMDVQVNVTTLSDSAELDPTT
- a CDS encoding biopolymer transporter ExbD, giving the protein MGAKLSGGGGSKFQIEQNSEINVTPFVDIMLVLLIIFMVAAPMATVSVEVQMPTAVAPPQQNPPKPVYISIQEDGDVFIGDGPTSVDSMGADLKRLIGKRNPDEERIFIRADKKVRYGTFMEVMNALQDSGFYSVALVGEDGNK
- a CDS encoding phosphatidylinositol-specific phospholipase C1-like protein, yielding MNDLQAIGTHNSYKIAIPPAELTIIATRSEAAALSLDYGHMPLKDQLDLGMRQLEIDVLYDPDGGRYSRPVLPRLSGVAYDATGMDRPGYKVLHMPDADVRSHCATFVLCLQQVKDWSEAHPDHVPILIMMNAKDGKSTVDGGTDALDYDAKAFDALDGEIRAVFGPDELITPDSVRGDHKTLRDGVLAGGWPTLNSARGKVFFALDEGPAKVAVYMRGHTSLEGLPVFVNSLSETADHAAYFTMNDPVKQFDRIQAAVKAGFIVRTRADAETIEARTNDLSRFEAALKSGAHYISTDYPTPRPEFSPYKAALPDGSAARANPSR
- a CDS encoding TonB-dependent receptor, with product MSKSNATLLTGAAFGVLALSLLSGAANAQEASETAVQTNDSDVQEVVVRGFRKSMGAARQAKKSANITSETIVAEDMAKFPDLNLAESLQRLPGVAINREGGEGRRVSLRGLGPDFTRVQLNGMEVLGNVDSPMDSRGQTSRDRAFDFNLFASDLFKKVEVRKSFSAEQDEGGMAGTVGLYTAKPFDYGTGFKGAASFQGGTNSATKDFQPRSAAQFSYNWDNKFGALISVAYGKRDTEEQGYNTYGAATIRAPANNVTNLSAADQAKAMNGELIFQRGNRLSVWGSEQERLGITSAFQWRPVENVTLTLDALYGKFTNNRSENHLATRASLGSSSILGVATPHSGNQVAPAPSLNSIRYDQYNSVNYVDAAYTVFATETRRQEAENTFNQVVLTGQWQVSDQLTIDGHIGKETSDYDLPISDKFYTEAFGGLITEYWGTSDAHNTYKWDTTDANNYRAHEIDFSATYQTTELENAELNATFVQNDYLTYKGGVSYRSFSNTGSQYTNDDVKKTEWEKGTWGTGPDDKVNDYAIVFDKHDDQDWIIVDWDKALDHYGITRTVALQKPSNYTVKEDTTAAYGQMDWNGDFFGKHMRGNVGVRAYETELTSDGFMSVKPSATLPAVVTAVQVQKKYSGFLPSFNAVLELSDSFQIRTAVSQNLNRPGLTAYAMQGSVSEENGYVKVSAGNPNLDPYTSDEFDLSGEWYFGRVGMLTAGVFHKKIDGFVVTRMERNVSYASTGLPENLVAGVVGSTTVNEYSRPINLNDVKLSGLEFNAQTDFFFLPAPFDNFGAIANMTFVKSEVNKTDTPLTGMSDVNHNLTIYYETSTWGARISENFRSDYTIDGGGFNSTTYVDAAAFWQVTPRIRLTLDGVNLTDEREEQVNSFYNGFGQQGAKRLWNTTTSGKTVFVGVSMTF
- a CDS encoding phosphoesterase, which gives rise to MTATAEAEPMRQWLAGDHHVHSRFSGKVKDGQYVLGTDGIYAIPKNAKMAQKYGLTWFVSTDHGGLGLSQLHYDQTWPEVVEARKSTPGLIIFYGMELDTPGGDHSSIILPIGADEREHLRRLEHAYAKHEVDDPARDTTENMLKALRDMDGLTPKPLVFAHHPSRSAKGASDYNGHTPWELRAWHDMAPSVAVGMEGAPGHQGTSLKVTDNPRKRGYYVNSPTYGGFDIMTAKVGGVWDSFLGEGRRFWITATSDSHRNVEDGGEDFWPGQYAKTYVWTAPDQADIMDGLRHGRIFVATGDLISELDMDIAGAHIGGTATVKAGQIVTLTVRLRDPAGPNANGDRPDLKRVDVIMGDITGKADVRADSNPTTCVVKRFTSADWTRDGEIITFNYSFKAERDGYVRLRGTATDELEPQADPLGENPWPDLWFYSNPVFVEVK
- a CDS encoding N-formylglutamate amidohydrolase, which translates into the protein MTEVGAVEVRGEGGASEIVLLCEHASNHIPERYNGLGLSDADIQRHIAWDIGAAEVTRRLSDALGAVAFLGGYSRLLIDLNRPLESPNSIVTRSEATDIPGNINIDEAERTYRIETIFTPFHDRVTAHLNARQAKGLPTRIVSIHSFTPVYHGEARQWHGGVLFDKARAYGEAVLDRLREPGLMLGANVPYQTSRDEDYGVPIHGDDRGIDAIMIEIRQDLISDPTGIDLWAQRLSKALQRARI
- a CDS encoding transglutaminase family protein, which produces MKIKAGYELTYECPQPTPMLLCLNIHPSRRADLLTPQDVVFSPAVKSWDYLDSFGNACTRVTAPAGPMTVSTEFIIHDTGRPDYVPLEAVQHDVRDLPDEVLLYLLGSRYCETDKLGDIAWSLFGHTAPGWPRVQAVLDFVHGHIRFDYQLADKTRSAFDAYQQKVGVCRDFAHLALTLCRCLNIPARYCTGYLGDIKVDPVPAPMDFSGWFEVFLGGHWYTADARHNTPRVGRILMAIGRDATDVAISTQFGPGVLSRFEVVTEEAEYA
- a CDS encoding energy transducer TonB — protein: MVETPHRRRDPILDPPENKNKGPIWIGIGVAAVFHVALGYYIYKEKFEIKEIHYEDEKIDTTLEELLPPPPPPPPPPPPPPDLPPPPPKLQIREPVMTDVPAPEPIRIEPTKKEDRVDYEGPPQVIPGPPPPPAPVVPAGPRYVKAEWASYPSGEAALNFYPPRALDGEVEGEATVECTLAGNGKVTGCSVISEKPAGYKFGEQTVKLLVRYARAKPQTADGAIQDGDKIKIRYRWTLN